A genome region from Brienomyrus brachyistius isolate T26 chromosome 23, BBRACH_0.4, whole genome shotgun sequence includes the following:
- the LOC125719252 gene encoding zona pellucida sperm-binding protein 4-like, with protein MAYLRGGRLWVRAAVIFIVFMGTFAQVTLPKESMQSNNKCQVYEKLPCGVPAISSTDCDALNCCFDGQTCYYGNAVTVQCTRDGQFVVVVPTSSTVPQLDVGSLALQDGKQQAPCLPVNTTNYFAIYNFPVTACGTTTTVQGGAVVYENKMFSSYEVVVGPLGSITRGSIFILLFQCKYNGSDVVSLAAEINTVPPPLPVTAPGPLRVELRIANGQCASKGCSEGESAYTSYYQATDYPVTKVLRQPVYVEAHILERMDPNIVLLLESCWATSTPNPLSVPLWSLLVNGCPNQSDKYITTLVPVNASSGLPFPTHYKRFVVQMFTFVDALSTAYLKEKVFIHCSTVVCTPSATDSCEQRCSRKRRAVRRIPSREKILVSSGEFNVVFEPPAPVKQQNNVPQSLGYTMWGMAGVAVLGTVALVGAAVWRSQHRPRQ; from the exons ATGGCGTATCTTAGGGGTGGACGGCTTTGGGTCCGCGCTGCggtcatttttattgtttttatggGGACTTTCGCTCAAGTTACGTTGCCGAAAGAGTCCATGCAATCGAATAATAAATGCCAGGTTTACGAAAAATTACCGTGTGGCGTCCCGGCTATTAGTAGCACCGATTGCGACGCTTTAAACTGTTGTTTCGATGGTCAGACGTGTTATTACGGGAACGCAG TAACTGTGCAGTGCACCAGGGACGGGCAGTTTGTAGTTGTGGTGCCCACAAGTTCCACTGTGCCCCAGCTGGATGTGGGTTCCCTTGCGTTGCAGGATGGGAAACAACAAGCACCTTGTCTCCCTGTTAATACTACCAACTATTTTGCCATCTACAACTTCCcagtcactgcctgtggcactaCAACTACT GTGCAGGGAGGTGCTGTAGTGTATGAGAACAAGATGTTCTCCTCTTATGAAGTTGTGGTTGGACCCCTAGGCTCCATCACAAGAGGCTCAATCTTCAT TCTGCTGTTCCAGTGCAAGTACAATGGCTCGGATGTGGTCTCCCTGGCGGCTGAGATCAACACGGTGCCGCCACCCCTTCCAGTAACTGCTCCAGGGCCTCTGAGGGTAGAGCTGCGGATTGCCAATGGCCAGTGTGCCTCAAAAGGCTGCAGTGAAG GAGAATCTGCTTATACATCATACTACCAGGCAACTGACTACCCTGTTACCAAGGTGTTGCGGCAGCCTGTGTATGTTGAGGCGCACATCTTGGAAAGGATGGACCCCAACATTGTCTTGCTTCTGGAGAGCTGCTGGGCCACAAGCACCCCTAACCCCCTCAGTGTACCCCTATGGAGCCTCTTGGTTAATGG GTGTCCCAACCAGAGTGACAAGTACATAACCACCTTGGTTCCTGTAAATGCATCTTCTGGGCTTCCCTTCCCAACCCATTACAAGAGGTTTGTCGTCCAGATGTTCACCTTTGTGGATGCTCTCTCCACTGCATATCTGAAGGAGAAG GTATTCATCCACTGCAGTACTGTAGTGTGCACCCCATCtgccacagacagctgtgagcaGAGATGCTCCCGGAAAC GGAGAGCTGTACGACGCATCCCCAGCCGTGAGAAGATCCTGGTCTCCAGTGGCGAGTTCAATGTTGTGTTTGAGCCTCCAGCCCCAGTGAAGCAACAGAATAATG TGCCCCAGTCACTTGGCTATACCATGTGGGGAATGGCAGGTGTTGCTGTGCTGGGAACAGTGGCCTTGGTGGGAGCTGCTGTTTGGCGTTCACAACATCGACCACGGCAGTAA
- the LOC125719251 gene encoding myotubularin-related protein 11-like isoform X1: MLTGPKSFFKARQRVPDAKDRMLSHGSSDAGDRGTLGLRLLPGEHILQKAVLVRKKLPCREGGGWLAGTLFCTPFRVAFVPQDDLTRDENTDPILLEDHDVALTCVEKVVAVGPSRMKVMTPTSTLKFVPEELLLYCRDFQVLGFLFDRLTPETQAMEIAQVIAKAYQPLQPGALLTFLNAAFGSVEMRQRLSNRHRDTTMCWFDIASDWETELERTGATGWRVSSINHRFEMAASLPRVNVVPQKVLDTELKNTFAHFNEGRIPRWCWRHPSGSDLLRMAGFKNNIYCERDDVRNLEALVFGSGQQCVVVELAEEMPTLADLQQGHARLRALCLADVSTAVTVPDEKWLSSLESTRWLDHVRCCLRKATEAACLLNDGLQTVILQEAEDRDMNCVVSSLVQVMCDPYCRTLAGFQGLVQKEWVVAGHRFLSRGNYHRDREKEEAPVFLLFLDCVWQLWAQFPSRFQLTPEYLLAVHDSAHLPLFSSFLSNCELERRRRSKFLQLLPQCYTPVNGLGKGLPRTAWHALPDPPLPPVWDWALQYSSARRSRFTQPMTRPGPPPPLVNGSLNTVKTMDETPASVFLFSRGTFTSPSNLLPWREGGGMGLSKRSLRRDPPSESPLAPDWLLKAWSLAEHTTKAPQNLSGTLIPQLLAPCMGLWKDCYFRGVLQVQVRHYKYRYGATSTGIPPPGDHIRPPCGPAGQGAAATYGGVGIGISRRSQGFGSSRPGTCLNQNANSSTLIHATIHHLDKSLTSAEVPPLTAAFPKVTRRGYC; the protein is encoded by the exons ATGCTGACGGGACCCAAGAGTTTCTTTAAAGCCCGACAACGTGTCCCAGATGCCAAG gacagaatgcTGTCCCACGGCAGCTCGGATGCGGGGGACAGAGGGACACTTGGTCTTCGCCTGTTGCCAG GTGAACATATCCTCCAGAAGGCTGTCCTGGTCAGGAAGAAGCTACCCTGCAGAGAGGGgggtggctggctggctggcacaCTCTTCTGCACCCCCTTCAGGGTAGCTTTTGTGCCCCAGGATGACCTGACGCGTGAC GAAAATACTGACCCCATCCTACTTGAAGACCATGATGTGGCACTGACCTGCGTTGAGAAGGTGGTGGCTG TGGGACCTTCCCGGATGAAGGTCATGACGCCCACCTCCACCCTGAAGTTCGTCCCAGAGGAGCTGCTCCTGTACTGCCGGGACTTCCAGGTGCTCGGCTTCCTGTTCGATCGCCTGACCCCTGAGACCCAGGCCATGGAG ATAGCGCAGGTTATCGCTAAGGCCTATCAACCTCTTCAGCCTGGAGCCCTGTTGACCTTTCTGAATGCTGCTTTCGGAAGTGTGG AGATGAGGCAGCGTCTCAGCAACCGGCACCGCGACACCACCATGTGCTGGTTCGACATCGCCTCTGACTGGGAGACCGAGCTGGAGAGGACGGGGGCCACGGGCTGGAGGGTCAGCAGCATCAACCATCGCTTTGAGATGGCTGCCAG TCTGCCCAGGGTTAACGTGGTCCCGCAGAAGGTCCTGGACACCGAGCTGAAAAACACCTTCGCCCATTTCAACGAGGGGCGAATCCCT CGGTGGTGCTGGCGCCACCCCAGTGGGTCTGACCTGTTGAGGATGGCGGGCTTCAAGAACAACATCTACTGCGAGAGGGACGACGTCAG GAACCTGGAGGCGCTGGTGTTTGGCAGCGGGCAGCAGTGTGTAGTGGTGGAACTGGCGGAAGAGATGCCCACACTGGCTGATCTCCAGCAGGGGCACGCCCGTCTGCGTGCACTCTGTCTGGCCG ATGTGTCCACGGCGGTTACCGTACCAGACGAAAAGTGGCTGTCTTCGCTCGAAAGCACTCGTTGGCTGGACCATGTCAG GTGCTGCCTTAGGAAGGCCACAGAGGCTGCGTGCCTGCTGAACGACGGCCTCCAGACGGTGATACTGCAGG AGGCAGAGGACCGCGACATGAACTGTGTGGTGAGCAGCCTTGTCCAGGTCATGTGTGACCCATACTGCAGGACCCTGGCTGGCTTTCAGGGCCTGGTGCAGAAGGAGTGGGTCGTGGCCGGTCACCGATTCCTCAGCCGCGGCAACTACCACCGCGACCGGGAGAAGGAGGAG GCTCCCGTGTTCCTGCTCTTCCTGGACTGCGTCTGGCAGCTCTGGGCCCAGTTCCCCTCCCGCTTCCAGCTGACGCCGGAGTACCTGCTTGCCGTCCACGACAGCGCCCACCTGCCGCTCTTCAGCAGCTTCCTGTCCAACTGCGAGCTGGAGCGGCGACGGCGCAGCAAG TTTCTCCAACTTCTGCCCCAGTGCTACACCCCTGTAAATGGCTTGGGGAAGGGACTGCCGCGGACTGCCTGGCATGCACTGCCGGACCCGCCTCTGCCCCCGGTGTGGGACTGGGCCCTGCAGTACAGTTCTGCCCGACGCTCTCGATTCACACAGCCCATGACCCGGCCCGGCCCACCCCCACCGCTCGTCAACGGGAGTCTCAACACCGTCAAG ACCATGGATGAAACCCCAGCGTCTGTGTTCCTCTTCTCTCGGGGCACCTTCACCTCCCCCTCCAACCTCCTGCCCTGGCGAGAGGGTGGAGGGATGGGGCTCTCCAAGAGGAGTCTCAGGCGTGATCCCCCCTCCGAAAGCCCTCTGGCACCTGATTGGCTCCTGAAGGCCTGGAGCCTGGCAGAGCACACTACTAAGGCCCCCCAGAACCTGTCAGGAACCCTGATCCCTCAACTGCTGGCTCCCTGCATGGGTCTATGGAAAGACTGCTACTTCCGAGGGGTGCTACAAGTACAGGTACGGCACTACAAGTACAGGTACGGCGCTACAAGTACAG GCATTCCGCCACCCGGAGACCACATCCGGCCACCCTGTGGACCAGCTGGCCAGGGAGCTGCAGCAACTTACGGAGGAGTTGGCATTGGCATCAGCCGTCGGAGCCAGGGGTTTGGGTCAAGTAGACCTGGCACCTGCCTCAACCAGAATGCCAACAGCAGCACTCTCATCCATGCCACCATACACCACCTGGACAAGTCTCTGACCTCAGCTGAAGTACCTCCCCTTACTGCTGCATTTCCTAAAGTCACCAGGAGGGGGTACTGTTGA
- the LOC125719251 gene encoding myotubularin-related protein 11-like isoform X2, translating into MLTGPKSFFKARQRVPDAKDRMLSHGSSDAGDRGTLGLRLLPGEHILQKAVLVRKKLPCREGGGWLAGTLFCTPFRVAFVPQDDLTRDENTDPILLEDHDVALTCVEKVVAVGPSRMKVMTPTSTLKFVPEELLLYCRDFQVLGFLFDRLTPETQAMEIAQVIAKAYQPLQPGALLTFLNAAFGSVEMRQRLSNRHRDTTMCWFDIASDWETELERTGATGWRVSSINHRFEMAASLPRVNVVPQKVLDTELKNTFAHFNEGRIPRWCWRHPSGSDLLRMAGFKNNIYCERDDVRNLEALVFGSGQQCVVVELAEEMPTLADLQQGHARLRALCLADVSTAVTVPDEKWLSSLESTRWLDHVRCCLRKATEAACLLNDGLQTVILQEAEDRDMNCVVSSLVQVMCDPYCRTLAGFQGLVQKEWVVAGHRFLSRGNYHRDREKEEAPVFLLFLDCVWQLWAQFPSRFQLTPEYLLAVHDSAHLPLFSSFLSNCELERRRRSKFLQLLPQCYTPVNGLGKGLPRTAWHALPDPPLPPVWDWALQYSSARRSRFTQPMTRPGPPPPLVNGSLNTVKTMDETPASVFLFSRGTFTSPSNLLPWREGGGMGLSKRSLRRDPPSESPLAPDWLLKAWSLAEHTTKAPQNLSGTLIPQLLAPCMGLWKDCYFRGVLQVQAFRHPETTSGHPVDQLARELQQLTEELALASAVGARGLGQVDLAPASTRMPTAALSSMPPYTTWTSL; encoded by the exons ATGCTGACGGGACCCAAGAGTTTCTTTAAAGCCCGACAACGTGTCCCAGATGCCAAG gacagaatgcTGTCCCACGGCAGCTCGGATGCGGGGGACAGAGGGACACTTGGTCTTCGCCTGTTGCCAG GTGAACATATCCTCCAGAAGGCTGTCCTGGTCAGGAAGAAGCTACCCTGCAGAGAGGGgggtggctggctggctggcacaCTCTTCTGCACCCCCTTCAGGGTAGCTTTTGTGCCCCAGGATGACCTGACGCGTGAC GAAAATACTGACCCCATCCTACTTGAAGACCATGATGTGGCACTGACCTGCGTTGAGAAGGTGGTGGCTG TGGGACCTTCCCGGATGAAGGTCATGACGCCCACCTCCACCCTGAAGTTCGTCCCAGAGGAGCTGCTCCTGTACTGCCGGGACTTCCAGGTGCTCGGCTTCCTGTTCGATCGCCTGACCCCTGAGACCCAGGCCATGGAG ATAGCGCAGGTTATCGCTAAGGCCTATCAACCTCTTCAGCCTGGAGCCCTGTTGACCTTTCTGAATGCTGCTTTCGGAAGTGTGG AGATGAGGCAGCGTCTCAGCAACCGGCACCGCGACACCACCATGTGCTGGTTCGACATCGCCTCTGACTGGGAGACCGAGCTGGAGAGGACGGGGGCCACGGGCTGGAGGGTCAGCAGCATCAACCATCGCTTTGAGATGGCTGCCAG TCTGCCCAGGGTTAACGTGGTCCCGCAGAAGGTCCTGGACACCGAGCTGAAAAACACCTTCGCCCATTTCAACGAGGGGCGAATCCCT CGGTGGTGCTGGCGCCACCCCAGTGGGTCTGACCTGTTGAGGATGGCGGGCTTCAAGAACAACATCTACTGCGAGAGGGACGACGTCAG GAACCTGGAGGCGCTGGTGTTTGGCAGCGGGCAGCAGTGTGTAGTGGTGGAACTGGCGGAAGAGATGCCCACACTGGCTGATCTCCAGCAGGGGCACGCCCGTCTGCGTGCACTCTGTCTGGCCG ATGTGTCCACGGCGGTTACCGTACCAGACGAAAAGTGGCTGTCTTCGCTCGAAAGCACTCGTTGGCTGGACCATGTCAG GTGCTGCCTTAGGAAGGCCACAGAGGCTGCGTGCCTGCTGAACGACGGCCTCCAGACGGTGATACTGCAGG AGGCAGAGGACCGCGACATGAACTGTGTGGTGAGCAGCCTTGTCCAGGTCATGTGTGACCCATACTGCAGGACCCTGGCTGGCTTTCAGGGCCTGGTGCAGAAGGAGTGGGTCGTGGCCGGTCACCGATTCCTCAGCCGCGGCAACTACCACCGCGACCGGGAGAAGGAGGAG GCTCCCGTGTTCCTGCTCTTCCTGGACTGCGTCTGGCAGCTCTGGGCCCAGTTCCCCTCCCGCTTCCAGCTGACGCCGGAGTACCTGCTTGCCGTCCACGACAGCGCCCACCTGCCGCTCTTCAGCAGCTTCCTGTCCAACTGCGAGCTGGAGCGGCGACGGCGCAGCAAG TTTCTCCAACTTCTGCCCCAGTGCTACACCCCTGTAAATGGCTTGGGGAAGGGACTGCCGCGGACTGCCTGGCATGCACTGCCGGACCCGCCTCTGCCCCCGGTGTGGGACTGGGCCCTGCAGTACAGTTCTGCCCGACGCTCTCGATTCACACAGCCCATGACCCGGCCCGGCCCACCCCCACCGCTCGTCAACGGGAGTCTCAACACCGTCAAG ACCATGGATGAAACCCCAGCGTCTGTGTTCCTCTTCTCTCGGGGCACCTTCACCTCCCCCTCCAACCTCCTGCCCTGGCGAGAGGGTGGAGGGATGGGGCTCTCCAAGAGGAGTCTCAGGCGTGATCCCCCCTCCGAAAGCCCTCTGGCACCTGATTGGCTCCTGAAGGCCTGGAGCCTGGCAGAGCACACTACTAAGGCCCCCCAGAACCTGTCAGGAACCCTGATCCCTCAACTGCTGGCTCCCTGCATGGGTCTATGGAAAGACTGCTACTTCCGAGGGGTGCTACAAGTACAG GCATTCCGCCACCCGGAGACCACATCCGGCCACCCTGTGGACCAGCTGGCCAGGGAGCTGCAGCAACTTACGGAGGAGTTGGCATTGGCATCAGCCGTCGGAGCCAGGGGTTTGGGTCAAGTAGACCTGGCACCTGCCTCAACCAGAATGCCAACAGCAGCACTCTCATCCATGCCACCATACACCACCTGGACAAGTCTCTGA
- the sf3b4 gene encoding splicing factor 3B subunit 4: MAAGPISERNQDATVYVGGLDEKVSEPLLWELFLQAGPVVNTHMPKDRVTGQHQGYGFVEFLSEEDADYAIKIMNMIKLYGKPIRVNKASAHNKNLDVGANIFIGNLDPEIDEKLLYDTFSAFGVILQTPKIMRDPDTGNSKGYAFINFASFDASDAAIEAMNGQYLCNRPITVSYAFKKDSKGERHGSAAERLLAAQNPLSQADRPHQLFADAPPPPSAPTPVLTALGAGIPMPGVPPPGAFPPVPPPGSMPPGMPPGMPMPPAPGTPVPQGGAGGPPPGPPPFPPAGMPPPGMPQMPMPPPGPPGMVPPPPGASQHRAPPPPGMPPAPPMGMPPRGPFGPPMGPPVHPGMRGPPPMPPPGYSGGPPRPPPFGFQRGPPMPPRPPAPPRGPMRGPMPP, from the exons ATGGCGGCGGGACCAATTTCGGAGCGAAACCAGG ACGCCACGGTGTACGTGGGTGGCCTGGACGAGAAAGTGTCTGAGCCGTTATTATGGGAGCTGTTTCTGCAGGCTGGCCCGGTAGTGAACACGCACATGCCCAAGGATAGAGTGACCGGCCAGCACCAAG GATATGGGTTCGTGGAGTTTCTCAGTGAGGAGGATGCCGATTATGCCATAAAGATCATGAACATGATAAAGCTTTATGGCAAGCCCATTCGAGTCAACAAGGCCTCAGCGCACAACAAGAACCTGGACGTGGGGGCCAACATCTTCATTGGCAACCTGGACCCCGAGATCGACGAGAAGCTCCTGTACGACACCTTCAGCGCCTTCGGCGTCATCCTGCAGACCCCCAAGATCATGCGCGACCCCGACACCGGCAACTCCAAGGGCTATGCCTTCATCAACTTCGCCAGCTTCGATGCGTCGGATGCTGCCATCGAGGCCATGAACGGGCAGTACCTGTGCAACCGGCCCATCACTGTCTCCTACGCCTTTAAGAAGGACTCCAAGGGCGAGCGGCATGGCTCAGCCGCTGAGCGCCTGCTGGCTGCACAGAACCCGCTGTCCCAGGCTGACCGGCCGCATCAGTTGTTCGCCGACGCCCCGCCTCCGCCATCGGCGCCAACGCCGGTCCTCACTGCGCTCGGGGCCGGGATCCCCATGCCAG GAGTGCCCCCTCCTGGTGCGTTCCCGCCTGTGCCACCCCCTGGCTCCATGCCCCCAGGGATGCCCCCAGGGATGCCCATGCCCCCAGCACCAGGGACTCCAGTGCCTCAAGGTGGGGCAGGAGGCCCCCCCCCTGGGCCGCCTCCTTTCCCTCCTGCAGGCATGCCTCCCCCAG GAATGCCCCAGATGCCCATGCCTCCCCCAGGCCCGCCAGGGATGGTGCCACCTCCTCCGGGTGCCAGCCAACACCGCGCCCCCCCACCACCGGGCatgccccccgccccacccatgGGCATGCCCCCGAGGGGCCCCTTCGGCCCCCCCATGG GTCCCCCAGTGCATCCTGGGATGCGGGGACCCCCTCCCATGCCCCCACCAGGATACAGCGGGGGCCCGCCCCGGCCTCCTCCGTTCGGCTTTCAGAGGGGGCCCCCCATGCCCCCGAGACCCCCTGCTCCGCCCCGGGGCCCTATGAGAGGCCCAATGCCCCCTTAG